GTTGGCGCACGAGGCCCTCCTCGGTGCCCAGTCCCTCGGCCACGCCGATGTGGACCGTGCTGCAGAAGCCGCACTCGTTCACCCCCGAGACATAGCCGGCGAGCATCTCCCGCTCCGCGGGTGAGAAGGGTGAATCGCCGCGTAACAGGGCCTCCAGGAAGACATGGAGGGGGGCCGAGAACTGGGGATACTGCAGGAAGATGTCGAACAGGGTGCCGTCGGGCAGGGAACGCAGATAGGTCATGGAATACTCCTCCGGGTGTTGGGATGGCTGGGCGGGGTGGTCGCCGCGGGCACCTGTAAGGCCTATCGAAAGTAGACCGGTCTCGGGAGGTGTAACTTACATGGATGCTTGCGATTGATGGCGGCCCTCCAGGACGGCCAGCACTCATCCACACCTTTGATATACTTTGAAAGGAGGCTGAAGCGAGGAGAGACCATGACCGAAACCCTTACCACCAAGTTCGACTCCGCCACCCAGATGGAGAACGCCGTGGACGATCTCCTCGCCACGGGCATCCCCGACGAGAATATCCGCAGGGACTGGGAGCACAACCGCATCGCCGTGATCGTGCCCGAGACCGCACGGCCGGAGATCGAGGAGATCTTGAAACGCCATCAGCCCGCCGAGGGTCGTCCCTGAGTCCCGGAGCAGGTCACGGTGCTGAACCAGCCCGGAAATCATCGCTTCCGGCAACGGACTGATAGGGCACCCGCAGCGCCCTGCAGCCATGCGCCACCACCCTCCATCGAACTCTTGGTCTTGACTGAGTCCGGGATGCCCGCGTGAACCTGTCGGCCTGGCCCCTGGCCGCCGTGGTGGCCCTGTTCCTGGCGGGGGCAGTGGTCATCGCCATCGCCGGTACCCGCATCACCCGGCTCGCCGATCGCCTCGCCGATGTCACGGGCATCGGGGAGGCCATCTTCGGGGCGGTGCTGCTGGGTGGCACCACTTCCCTGCCGGGCATCGTCACCTCGGTGACCACCGCCTGGCAGGGCCATCCGGAGCTGGCGGTGAGCAATGCCGTGGGCGGCATCGCCGCCCAGACTGCGTTCCTCGCCATCGCCGACATCACCTACCGCCGGGCCAATCTGGAGCATGCCGCCGCCTCCCTGGAGAACCTGATGCAGGGCGCCCTGTTGGTGACCCTGCTCACGCTCCCCCTGCTGGCCATGGGCGGGCCCGAGGTGACCCTGCTGGGGATCCACCCGGCGTCGGTGTTGCTACTGGCCGGTTACGCCTTCGGTCTGCGCCTCACCTATCAGACTCGCGCCACGCCCCAGTGGCTGCCCCGGCACACCCGCGAGACCCGTGTCGACACGGGGGCGGAAGGGAAGGGTGAGGATGACCGTGGTGTGGTGCGGTTGTGGCTCGCCTTCGGAGGCCTGGCACTGGCGTTGGTGCTGGCGGGCTACGTGGTGGCCCAGACGGGTCTCGCCCTGGCCGCCCGCACCGGCCTGTCGGAGACGGCGGTGGGCGCCCTGTTCACGGCGGTGGCCACCTCGCTGCCCGAACTCATCACCGTGATGGCGGCGGTACGCCAGGGCGCCCTGACCCTGGCCGTGGGTGACATCATCGGCGGCAACAGCTTCGACGTGCTGTTCCTGGCCTTCTCCGACGCCGCCTATCGCCAGGGCTCCCTGTACTATGCCATGGGGGACATGCAGGTGTTCATCATCGCGGCGAGCCAGGCCATGACGGGGATCCTGCTGCTGGGCCTGTTGCGGCGCGAGAAGAGCGGCATCGCCAACATCGGCTTCGAGAGCTTCCTGGTGCTGGTGTTCTACGGCACCGGCGTGGTCATCCTGCTGGCCGTGTGAGCGGGAGTCGCCTCAGGCCCACAGGGTGAGCCAGGCCGCCGCCAGGCCCACCAGTCCCGCCACGGCGAGGGCCGGTGCCACCCGCAGGCCCAGGGCCCGCCCCGCGATGGCCCCCGCCATGCCCCCCTTGACCAGGCCGTTCACCGCCGCCGCGATGATGATGCCGGTGGCGGCCACCGCGGGCGCCAGGTCGGCCCCGCCCATGCGGGCCAGGTACACTGTGGCGGCATCCATGTTGGCCGCCCCCGAGGCGAAGGCCATGGCCAGCACCCCGGCATCCCCGAACCACGCCTTGAGGGCCTCGGCGAGGAACACCACCGCGGCGAGCAGGGCGCCG
Above is a window of Gammaproteobacteria bacterium DNA encoding:
- a CDS encoding sodium:calcium antiporter, producing MNLSAWPLAAVVALFLAGAVVIAIAGTRITRLADRLADVTGIGEAIFGAVLLGGTTSLPGIVTSVTTAWQGHPELAVSNAVGGIAAQTAFLAIADITYRRANLEHAAASLENLMQGALLVTLLTLPLLAMGGPEVTLLGIHPASVLLLAGYAFGLRLTYQTRATPQWLPRHTRETRVDTGAEGKGEDDRGVVRLWLAFGGLALALVLAGYVVAQTGLALAARTGLSETAVGALFTAVATSLPELITVMAAVRQGALTLAVGDIIGGNSFDVLFLAFSDAAYRQGSLYYAMGDMQVFIIAASQAMTGILLLGLLRREKSGIANIGFESFLVLVFYGTGVVILLAV